A region of Allocoleopsis franciscana PCC 7113 DNA encodes the following proteins:
- a CDS encoding ABC transporter permease: MHTKELIIEAGRAESQYWKDLWRYRELFYFLAWRDILVRYKQTVIGMAWALIRPFLTMVVFTIVFGTLAKLPSEGVPYPILVFAAMLPWQFFANALSECSNSLIGNANLISKVYFPRLIVPASSVIVSFVDFLISGMILLGLMAWYNFVPSWRILTLPLFILIAFAASIGGGLWLAALNVKYRDFRYIVTFIVQFGLYISPVGFSSSIVPQQWRFIYSLNPMVGVIDGFRWAIIGETTQIYWPGFMVSVGLVIVLLATGIWYFRKVERRFADVI; the protein is encoded by the coding sequence ATGCATACGAAGGAACTGATTATCGAAGCAGGTCGCGCCGAAAGCCAGTATTGGAAAGACCTCTGGCGCTATCGCGAGTTATTTTACTTCTTGGCTTGGCGCGACATCTTGGTGCGTTACAAGCAGACGGTGATTGGTATGGCATGGGCGCTGATTCGACCCTTTCTCACGATGGTTGTGTTCACCATTGTGTTTGGCACATTGGCGAAATTACCCTCAGAGGGTGTGCCATACCCTATTCTAGTGTTTGCAGCAATGCTACCCTGGCAGTTTTTCGCCAATGCCCTGAGTGAATGCAGTAATAGCTTGATTGGCAATGCTAACTTGATTTCCAAAGTCTACTTTCCCCGTCTGATTGTGCCAGCCAGTAGTGTAATTGTCAGCTTTGTGGATTTTCTGATTTCTGGGATGATTCTCCTGGGGCTGATGGCTTGGTATAATTTTGTTCCCAGTTGGCGAATTTTAACGCTACCGCTGTTTATTCTAATTGCGTTTGCGGCGTCGATAGGTGGAGGGCTGTGGTTGGCAGCACTGAATGTAAAATATCGAGATTTTCGCTATATTGTAACGTTTATTGTGCAATTTGGCTTGTACATCTCGCCGGTTGGTTTTAGTAGTAGTATTGTCCCCCAACAGTGGCGCTTCATTTATTCGCTCAATCCCATGGTGGGAGTGATTGATGGCTTCCGTTGGGCGATTATCGGGGAAACAACCCAGATTTATTGGCCTGGATTTATGGTGTCTGTGGGATTGGTGATTGTACTATTGGCGACGGGTATTTGGTATTTTCGTAAGGTAGAACGCCGATTCGCCGATGTCATTTAA
- a CDS encoding glycosyltransferase family 4 protein, with protein MSKGNTLVRNNRRIKLSIITQFFPPDYAATGQLIEELALQLGRQGLPVDIFTGQPGYAFNKESAPAIEHLEQVKIKRSRMTRIWSKRIRGKALNGLLFCLRSGVHLLRNGSRGDVLLLTTAPPFLPLLGYLVHKSFGLPYVCLLYDLYPDVAVELNVISREHWAVRFWDTVNRHVWRRAQKVIVLSSTMKDRVVAKCPEIKDKISVIHNWADPNQIVPIAKHQNWFAKAFNLVDTFTVLYSGNMGRCHDMETILAAAKLLKDQPIQFVFIGNGAKREGFRTQASQLGLHNCQFLPYQDKQNLPYSLTACDLSLVSVSPGMEGLVAPSKLYAALAAGRPLAIICEQHSYLRTMLQESGCGEAFSNGDAEGLADFIRRLAADSQLTKQMGQAGRRYLQSNFTPDLIAQQYSQVLCEAAGEAMESFSSRSIESITGQSVPVHK; from the coding sequence ATGAGTAAAGGAAATACTTTGGTACGAAACAACAGACGGATCAAACTGTCAATCATTACGCAGTTTTTTCCGCCTGATTACGCTGCAACGGGGCAGCTAATCGAAGAATTAGCACTTCAGTTGGGACGTCAGGGTCTACCCGTTGATATATTTACAGGACAGCCCGGTTATGCATTTAACAAAGAGTCAGCTCCTGCGATCGAACACTTAGAGCAGGTGAAAATTAAGCGATCGCGGATGACTCGAATTTGGTCGAAGCGCATTCGTGGCAAAGCCCTAAATGGGCTACTTTTTTGCCTGCGTTCGGGAGTTCATTTACTCAGAAACGGTAGTCGTGGTGATGTATTACTCCTAACCACCGCTCCTCCCTTCTTACCGCTTCTAGGGTACCTAGTTCACAAGAGTTTTGGTTTACCTTATGTTTGCCTGCTCTACGATCTATATCCCGATGTTGCCGTCGAACTCAATGTTATTTCTCGCGAACATTGGGCAGTCCGATTTTGGGATACCGTTAACCGCCATGTTTGGCGGCGGGCACAAAAAGTCATCGTTCTGAGTTCTACGATGAAAGACCGAGTTGTCGCCAAATGCCCAGAAATTAAGGATAAAATTAGCGTAATTCATAATTGGGCTGACCCCAATCAAATCGTCCCAATCGCCAAACATCAGAATTGGTTTGCCAAAGCCTTCAATCTGGTGGATACCTTCACGGTTCTCTATTCGGGCAATATGGGTCGCTGCCATGATATGGAAACCATCCTAGCCGCCGCTAAACTCTTAAAAGATCAGCCGATTCAGTTTGTCTTCATCGGCAATGGGGCGAAACGTGAAGGATTTCGGACCCAAGCCAGTCAGCTAGGCTTGCACAATTGCCAGTTTTTGCCCTACCAGGATAAACAAAATCTCCCCTATTCTCTGACCGCCTGTGACTTGTCCTTGGTCAGTGTCAGTCCTGGAATGGAAGGGTTGGTTGCCCCCAGTAAGCTTTATGCTGCTTTGGCAGCAGGGCGTCCCTTAGCCATTATTTGCGAACAACATTCCTATCTGCGAACGATGCTTCAGGAGTCTGGCTGTGGAGAGGCGTTCAGTAACGGCGATGCGGAAGGTTTAGCTGATTTTATTCGTCGCTTAGCCGCTGATAGCCAACTGACCAAGCAGATGGGTCAGGCAGGCCGTCGCTATCTACAGTCCAACTTTACCCCTGATTTAATTGCCCAACAGTACTCGCAGGTGTTGTGTGAGGCGGCAGGAGAAGCTATGGAATCATTTTCATCTCGTTCTATAGAATCGATTACGGGTCAATCAGTTCCCGTTCACAAATAA